The following proteins come from a genomic window of Meleagris gallopavo isolate NT-WF06-2002-E0010 breed Aviagen turkey brand Nicholas breeding stock chromosome Z, Turkey_5.1, whole genome shotgun sequence:
- the LOC104915204 gene encoding S-adenosylmethionine synthase-like has protein sequence MEYKESDGAVEPIRVHTVVISVHHAPDVPLQHIQKELMEKVVKEVIPERYLDEDTIYHLLPSEKFVEGGPKSDAGLTGRKIIVDTYGGWGAHGGGAFSGKDPSKVDRSAAYAARWVAKSLVKAGLCKRVLIQVRATVKLIDHNRHSIPCVAIPSEYKLAISVPVQSKNVSY, from the exons ATGGAATACAAGGAGAGTGATGGAGCAGTAGAACCCATCCGAGTGCATACAGTTGTGATCTCAGTACATCATGCCCCAGATGTACCTCTACAACACATACAAAAGGAGCTAATGGAGAAAGTTGTTAAAGAAGTCATTCCAGAGAGGTATCTCGATGAAGACACAATTTATCATCTTCTTCCAAGTGAGAAGTTTGTAGAAGGTGGTCCTAAG AGTGATGCTGGTCTGACTGGCAGGAAGATCATTGTTGATACATATGGAGGTTGGGGAGCCCATGGTGGAGGAGCTTTCTCTGGAAAAGACCCTTCCAAAGTTGATCGTTCTGCAGCATATGCAGCTCGATGGGTTGCAAAATCTCTGGTGAAAGCTGGTCTCTGTAAAAGAGTATTAATCCAGGTAAGAGCAACTGTGAAATTAATAGACCATAACAGACATTCTATCCCTTGTGTGGCCATTCCTTCAGAATACAAGCTTGCAATCTCAGTCCCAGTCCAGTCTAAGAATGTCTCATATTAG